In Ascaphus truei isolate aAscTru1 chromosome 21, aAscTru1.hap1, whole genome shotgun sequence, one DNA window encodes the following:
- the LOC142472183 gene encoding ficolin-1-B-like, with product NWLVWVAQRNWPLSRYVLEPLDQREKWEPKERRDLQALLERWVLKEKKETKVQLDPKGLKVFQRRQDGSVDFFRDWNSYKKGFGNQRSEFWLGNDNLHMLTSTGTFQLRIDFTDFEDNQSFAVYNNFKLAGESEKYKLMIGEFTGGTAGDSLSYHNDRPFTTKDQDNDEHPNNCADDYKGAWWYGACHNSNLNGLYLKGQHSSSANGVNWKSGRGHNYSYKVFEMKFRPIN from the exons AACTGGTTGGTTTGGGTGGCACAGAGAAACTGGCCATTATCCAGGTATGTCCTGGAGCCCCTGGACCAAAGGGAGAAATGGGAACCAAAG GAGAGAAGGGATCTCCAGGCATTACTGGAAAGATGGGTCCTCAAGGAGAAAAAG gagaCAAAGGTGCAACTGGATCCCAAGGGATTAAAG GTATTCCAGAGACGCCAAGATGGTTCTGTAGATTTTTTCCGGGATTGGAATTCGTATAAGAAAGGGTTTGGCAACCAACGGAGTGAATTCTGGCTGGGGAATGACAATCTCCACATGTTAACGTCAACAG GAACCTTTCAGTTACGCATTGATTTCACGGATTTTGAAGATAACCAGAGTTTTGCAGTTTACAATAACTTCAAGCTTGCTGGGGAATCTGAGAAATACAAGCTGATGATTGGGGAATTTACTGGCGGCACTGCAG GGGACTCTCTCAGTTACCATAATGACCGGCCCTTCACCACAAAGGACCAAGACAACGATGAGCATCCAAATAACTGTGCAGATGATTATAAAGGTGCCTGGTGGTATGGAGCCTGCCACAACTCCAACCTCAACGGCCTGTATCTGAAGGGGCAACACAGCAGCTCCGCAAATGGAGTTAACTGGAAGAGCGGCCGGGGGCACAACTATTCCTACAAAGTATTTGAAATGAAGTTCAGGCCGATTAATTAA